Genomic DNA from Prevotella intermedia ATCC 25611 = DSM 20706:
CCGATAACAACGCTTTGCCGATTCTATAATCCCTCATCTCGCTGAATAAAGAAAACTTATGCTATCGGCAAACAGTCGCTTTTGGTGCATTGAGCGATACACATTGGCATTATTCAAACAAGCTGGTTATGCCCTTCTTTACGTTTTTAAAGAAGTTCGTCCAACTCTTTGAATTTGTTTTTTGTTGTGTCGGACGTTTGTTCTCGACAGGCTTCTGTGCTGGTTTAGTGTTGTTGTTCGCCTTTGTCGGTGGCGTTACAGTGTGCGTATTCTTCTTTGGTTGCAACGAAGTTTTTACCTTTCGTTCTATCGTCTTCGGCTTATCGTCCTTGCCTTGCGCCTCCCATTCAGGTATAAACTCGTAGCAAACACCAGCAAAACCATACTCCACCTCTGGCATCTTCAAGCTATTCTCCTCCGCTGCATAAGGTATTTCGGTTTCTTTTGGCAGCACTTCCACTTTAATATAAGCCACCCCACTGGCTATCATACCTATTTCTCGGGCTGCTGCATACGATAAATCGACGATTCTGCCATGCGAATAAGGGCCTCGGTCGGTAACTCGTACCTCTACTTCTTTACCATTCTTGGTATTCGTAACCCTTAGTCGAGTGCCGAAAGGCAATGTTCGATGCGCACACGTAAAGTCGTTTCGGTCGTATCGTTCGCCATTGCTCATTTTCCGACCATGCAGGTCGTTACTATAATAAGAGGCTTTACCACTCGACTGTGCTGAACACTCTGTCGAGGCGGTAAAGCCCATTATTGTTGTTATTAAAAGGAGATTTCCGATTTTATTCATATAAATATGCGTTTGTATTCGTCCTCCCCTTCCGTAAATATCTATTTCCCTTTTCCCACAAACAGCGTGGAAAAAGGGAAAGGAGAAAACTTTTATTAGATTACACCCTGTTCAAGCATAGCCTGAGCTACCTTCATGAAACCAGCGATGTTAGCACCCTTAACGTAGTCTACTGTACCGTCTGGCTTTTCACCAAACTTCACGCACTGCTCGTGAATGCTTTCCATAATCCACTGCAACTTCTCGTTTACTTCAGCGGGTGCCCAGTTCAAGTGAGCAGCATTCTGTGTCATTTCAAGACCAGAGGTAGCAACACCACCAGCATTTACTGCCTTACCTGGTGCAAAGAGGATACCGTTGTTCTGGAAATAGTGGATAGCGCCTGGTTGGCAACCCATGTTAGAAACTTCGCAGCAGCACCAGCAGCCGTTAGCTACCAATTCCTTAGCGTCGTCTTCGCTGAGTTCGTTCTGGAATGCACATGGAAGAGCGATGTCTACAGGAATGCTCCATGCCTTCTTACCTGCTGTAAACTTAGCCTTACCTGGGAACTTGGTAGCCATATCTTCTACCTTGTTGCGGTTAGAGTTACGCATTTCGAGCATGTAATCAATCATTTCAGATGTGATACCGTCAGGAATTTCGCAAACACCGTCAGGACCAGAGATTGCAACAACCTTACCACCGAGTTCGGTAGCCTTTGTAGCAGCACCCCAAGCTACGTTACCGAAACCTGAGAGAGAAATCTTCTTGCCCTTAATGTCCTTGCCTGCTTTCTTCAAAAGGTGCATTGTGAAGTAGAGTGCACCAAAACCTGTTGCTTCAGGACGGAAGAATGAACCACCCCAAGTCAAGCCCTTACCTGTGAGAACACCTGTGTGGTACTGGCGTGTGAGCTTTTGGTACATACCATTCATATAGCCAATTTCACGACCGCCTACACCTACGTCGCCTGCAGGAATATCTTGGTCTGGGCCGATATTGTGACGGAGCTCGAGCATAAATGCTTGGCAGAAACGCATGATTTCAGCGTCTGACTTGCCAACTGGGTCGAAGTCTGAACCACCCTTACCTCCACCCATAGGCAAAGTTGTAAGTGCGTTCTTGAATGTCTGCTCGAAACCGAGGAACTTCAACATTGAAGGTGTAACCGCCTTGTGGAAACGGAGACCGCCTTTGTAAGGACCGATTGCGCTGTTGAACTGCACGCGGTAGCCGAGGTTTGTCTGAACCTTGCCACTGTCATCAATCCATGTTACACGGAACGTAAAGATACGTTCTGGCTCAACCATTCTTTCGATAATCTGAGCTTTCTCAAACTCAGGGTGTTGGTTGTAAACTTCCTCGATAGACTCGAGAACTTCTTCTACTGCCTGCAAGTACTCAGACTCTCCTGGGTGCTTCTGCTCCAGGCTCTGCATAATTTTTTTGACTTCCATAGTAATTTTGATAAAACGTTTATGTTAGTGTCTTTGTTTTTAAATTCTACCGCAAATGTATTCATTTTATATTAGAATGCCAAATAAAACTATGTCTTTTTATTTACTTACTAACAAATTTTAAAGTCTCAAAGTTTTTATTTCCCCCAAACACGTTGCAAAATAGCCCATTAATGCTTGCTTTTTGCTACTTTAAGAGTAGTAAGACATATATATTATAATACTTTTGTCATTTTTCGGGTTTTATACTTATACATTTGCTTATTTGCCCAATATTAATCTTTTTAACTTATAAATCCAATTCAAAGATGAATTTATTGCGGTTAAGATTATTTTGTCTATCTTTGCAACATGAATGAAAACTTGAACAAATTATATAAGGAGCAAATTGCCGCCTTGGCGCAAAGCATTGGCAGTTTGCGTGCGAAAAGTCGTGCATTTGTAATGGCAGAAGTGCTGTCGTTTGCCGTTTCCATTGGTTTCGTGGTGCTTTTCACGGTTCTCAACGATGCTTCGTGGACTTTGGGCGTGGCACTATGCGTGCTATTCCTTTATTTCTATATTCGGAATTTAGACATAAAGAACGACAGAAAGATTACCGACGCATTGGCTTTGAAGCTTGTTTACGAAAAGGAAGTAGCCTACCAGACGGGCGACTACACGAAATTCGATGCTGGCGAACGCCACCTTCAGCCTACACACCCGTTTACTTTCGACCTTGACGTCTTCGGGCAAGGCTCGCTGTTCCAACGCATCAACCGCACCATATCTTCGGGAGGAAGCGACTATTTAGCCGAAAGCCTGTCGGGAAAGTGGGAATCCTTGCCTACTACGGAACTCCTAAAGCACATAGAACAACGTGTGGAAGCCATCGCCGAAATCGCCAAGAACGAGCCATTCCTGTCGCAGTTCAAGGCACAGGGAGCGGAAAAGCCGATAGATACCGCTGCCGTGAAAGAAGCTTTTGGAAGCATTCACGCATTGCAGATACCTTCCTACTTCGGCAATCCTACCTTCCGAATACTTCTCTACGCCAATCTTGTGGGCTTTTACCTCAGCATTTTCCTCTCTATCGGCAACTTTGTGCCTGCGTTTCTTCCGCTTTGGTGGGGCATTTTCAACTTTTTCCTTGCCACATTCTGCACCCACAAGTACATAAAATTGGTGAACGAAGCCATCTCTAAACTGAAAGACCAAGTGCGCGGCTACGTGAATATGGCGTCGCTGATAGAAAAACAATCGTTTACAGCTGCTCATTTATGCGAGCTGAAAGCCAATTTGTCGGGCGCAATGGCATCGTTCGGACAATTAGAGCGCATTCTTCAGAAGATAGACAATCGGAGCAACGAAATAGGTATCGTACTTTTCAACTGCTTCGGGCTGTTAGACATAACCATCATTCGCCATTTCCTGCGTTGGCAACGCACCTACGAGCCAATTACCGACCAATGGATTGGCGCATCGAGCGTGTTCGACGCACTTGTGTCGATGGCGACTTTCCGCCTCAATGAAGACAAGGCGGAAGAGGCTACGGTGGTCGGCGACAACGAAGTGAGCTACAAGGCACGCAGTATTTACCACCCTTTCTTGGGCGAAAAGGCTGTGCGCAACAACTTCGACATACAAAACCACGAGTACTACATTATAACGGGAGCGAACATGGCAGGCAAGAGCACCTTCCTGCGAACGCTGGGCGTGAACTACATTCTTGCCATGAACGGACTGCCCGTGTTTGCCGAAGAGATGCGCGTTTCGGTATTCCGCCTTTTCACCAATATGCGCACAACCGACGACCTTACACACGGCATAAGCTACTTCAATGCCGAACTGCTCCGACTAAAACAACTCATTGCGAGTTTAGACCCCAATGTTCCGAGCCTAATCATACTCGACGAGATACTGAAAGGTACAAACTCGCTGGACAAGCTCAACGGTTCGCGCCTGTTCTTGGAGTATATTTCCGAACGAAACGTTACGGGCGTCATTGCCACACACGACTTAGAACTGTCTAAACTCGAAGACGAGAACCCGCAACGCTTCCACAACTATTCGTTTGAAATAGAACTTGGCACCGATGTTACCTATACATATAAGATAGGTAGAGGCGTGGCACGAAACCAAAATGCCACCTTCCTGCTGAAGCAGATACTCGTCTGACGCCTTCTTCAACCCTACTTTCCCAAGAAGTAAAAAGCGGAACAAGCCCCTTGAAAACGCCATAACCCTTTGACGCAGAGCCATTATATTGTAATTAAAACGCTTGTCGGACAAATTATTTACACGTAAAGAAATATTTATTTACGTGTAAGTAAATTATTATTTACGTGTAGAAAAATATTTATTTACACGTAAATAATTTGCCAGACTTATACTAAGCCACCTTTTCCCGATTAGAACAAACACCTTTTACCTTCATTGGCTAACTCAGTAGACACATCTTTTATACTCATACGAGATAGACAGATGTAAGCCTAAAAAGTTGCGCCGACGAAGCAAATGCTTGGTCTGACATTCAGCACACAGCACTTTGGTTTGACAAAGGCGCACAAAACGGATTGCGCCCGACAATCTATTTTTTCAGAAATAACAAATAAAAACGAATTAAAAATTTGGTGGTTAAATAATTTATGTTTACCTTTGCACTCGCTTACGAAAAGTAAGGGCGTTTAGCTCAGCTGGTTTAGAGCATCTGCCTTACAAGCAGAGGGTCGGCGGTTCGAATCCGTCAACGCCCACAGGGGTGTTTCCCTGTAACCTTTCGGGGTTGCGGGGAGTTTTTTAGAGGGCGTTTAGCTCAGCTGGTTTAGAGCATCTGCCTTACAAGCAGAGGGTCGGCGGTTCGAATCCGTCAACGCCCACAAGAAGACGAGGATAGCCTTGCAACGTTGAGTTGTGAGGTGTTTTTGTTTTTATAAGCAACCTTTAACCTTTAAAATACAAAGATTATAGCAAAACTTTGCTTACATATCGATTTAAAACACTAAATTTGCAATTGAATAAATAAAAAACTATGGTTCTTGATGTTTTAACCGCCGTATCGCCAGTAGATGGCCGTTATAGAGGCAAAACCGAAAAACTCGCAAATTATTTCTCCGAATTTGCTCTCATAAAGTACAGAGTGCGTGTGGAGATTGAATACTTCATATCGCTGTGCGAGCTGCCTTTGCCACAGTTGGCATCGTTCGACAAACAGCTGTTCGGAAAGTTACGCAATATCTACGATAACTTTACGGAAGAAGATGCGGCAAGAGTGAAAGAGATAGAAAGCATCACAAACCACGATGTAAAAGCCGTAGAATACTTCATTAAGGAACAATTCGACAAGATTGGCGGCTTGGACGCCTACAAGGAATTCATACACTTCGGGCTTACATCGCAAGACATCAACAACACCAGTGTGCCCCTGTCTATACTGGAAGCACTGAAAGATGTATATTATCCACAAGTTGAAGAACTTATCGCACAGCTCCAGCAATATGCCGACGAATGGAAAGACGTTCCGATGTTGGCTAAAACGCACGGACAACCTGCCTCGCCAACTCGTTTGGGCAAGGAGATAGAAGTGTTCGTATATCGTTTGCAGGAGCAATTGGAAAGTTTGAAGGCTTGCAAACTTACAGCAAAGTTTGGTGGCGCAACGGGTAACTTCAACGCACACCACGTGGCTTACCCTGAATACGACTGGAAAGCATTCGGCAACAAGTTCGTAAACGAACATCTCGGATTGCAGCGCGAGCAATGGACAACGCAGATTAGCAACTACGACCATCTCGGCAGCATATTCGATGCAATGCGCCGAATCAACACCATCATCATCGACTTGGACCGCGATTTCTGGTTGTACATCTCTATGGAATACTTCAAACAGAAGATTAAGGCGGGCGAAGTTGGGTCGAGTGCAATGCCCCACAAGGTGAATCCTATCGACTTTGAAAACAGCGAGGGCAACCTTGGCATTGCAAACGCCGTATTGCAGTTCCTTGCACAGAAACTTCCCGTGAGCCGTTTGCAGCGCGACCTTACCGACTCTACCGTATTGCGCAACATCGGTGTGCCATTCGGACACGGTGTCATCTCTATTCAGAGTACGCTGAAGGGGCTCCGTAAGCTCATCTTGAATCAAGAAAGACTGAATGCCGACTTGGAAAATACGTGGGCAGTAGTGGCAGAAGCCATTCAGACCATACTCCGTCGCGAGGCATACCCACACCCATACGAAGCATTGAAAGCGCTGACGCGTACCAATACGCAAATGACCGCTGAGAGCATTCACGACTTTATACAGACATTGAACGTGAGCGAGGAAGTGAAAGCCGAACTTATGGCTATCACACCGCTCAACTACACAGGAATATAATATAAGGCGAAACGACAACATATCACACCTTATTATATATATAAGAGAAGTATAAACAAAACATAAATATAAGTATAGTTAAGTTTCGACCGTGAGGTTAAGTATTATTTTAAAAGGATTAAAATTATGACAGAAGAACTCGAGAACAAAGAAAATCAGTCTGGACAGACTGAGAATAGCCGAGAAGGCTACTCAACTGCCGGACAAGGAAGTTATTACGAAAGAAGCTATCACAGCACAGGACGCCCACAACGTCCCCGCATTCAAGCACAACGTGCCTACGGAACTGACCGTGAAAACAATAATGAAGAAGGAGGATTTCGTCCTGAGGGCTTCGGTTCTAATCTACAAGGAGGTGGCTCAGCCGAACGCAAGACAGGCTATCGCCCACGTACCAGCAGCTATGGCAACAGCTATCAGAACCGCCAACAGCAAGGCGGCTATCGCCCACGCTACAACAACGGCGGCGAAGAAGGTGGCTACCAAAGTCGTGGCGGCTACCAGAACAGACAAAACAATTACAACAACCGTGGTGGCTACCGTCCTCACTACAATACGAACGAGGGCGAAGAAGGAGGCTACCAGAATCGCCAACAGCAAGGCGGTTATCGCCCACGCTACAACAACAATGGCGAAGAAGGTGGTTACCAGAGCCGTGGCGGATATCAGAACAACCGTCAAGGCGGTTATCAGAGCCGTGGCGGATACAACAACAACCGCCAAGGTGGCTATCAGAGCCGTGGCGGATACAACAACCGTGGCTATCAGAACAACCGTCAGGGTGGCTACAACAACCGCCAAGGTGGTTACGGACAGCAAGGTGGCTATCGCCCACACAATGCCAACTACGACCCAAATGCAAAATATTCGCTCAAGAAGCGCATAGAATATAAGGAGGAGAACATCGACCCGAACGAACCATTGCGTTTGAACAAATACCTCGCAAATGCAGGTGTTTGCTCACGTCGTGAGGCTGATGAGTTTATCCAAGCAGGTGCAGTAACTGTGAATGGTGAAGTAGTAACAGAACTCGGAACAAAGATTTTGCGTGCCGACGAAGTGAAATTCAAAGACCAACCAGTTTCTCTCGAAAAGAAGGTATATGTTCTTTTGAACAAGCCAAAGGACTATGTTACCACAAGCGACGACCCACAACAGCGTAAAACCGTCATGGACCTCGTGAAAGGTATCTGCCCAGAGCGCATCTACCCAGTAGGACGCCTCGACCGCAATACTACGGGTGTGCTGCTGCTTACCAACGATGGCGACCTTGCAAGCAAGCTTACTCACCCTAAGTTCTTGAAGAAGAAGGTTTACCACGTATTCCTCGACAAGCCTGTAACACCACAGACGCTTCAGCAAATATCTGACGGTATTGAACTTGAAGATGGAGAAATCAAGGCTGATGCGATTGAATACGCCGACGAACGCGACCAAAGTCAGGTGGGAATCGAAATCCACAGTGGCAAGAACCGCATTGTTCGCCGCATCTTCGAGAGCCTCGGCTACCGCGTTGTAAAGCTCGACCGCGTACAGTTTGCAGGTCTTACAAAGAAGAATCTCCGTCGTGGCGATTGGCGTTACCTCACCGAACAAGAG
This window encodes:
- a CDS encoding septal ring lytic transglycosylase RlpA family protein; translated protein: MNKIGNLLLITTIMGFTASTECSAQSSGKASYYSNDLHGRKMSNGERYDRNDFTCAHRTLPFGTRLRVTNTKNGKEVEVRVTDRGPYSHGRIVDLSYAAAREIGMIASGVAYIKVEVLPKETEIPYAAEENSLKMPEVEYGFAGVCYEFIPEWEAQGKDDKPKTIERKVKTSLQPKKNTHTVTPPTKANNNTKPAQKPVENKRPTQQKTNSKSWTNFFKNVKKGITSLFE
- the gdhA gene encoding NADP-specific glutamate dehydrogenase, producing MEVKKIMQSLEQKHPGESEYLQAVEEVLESIEEVYNQHPEFEKAQIIERMVEPERIFTFRVTWIDDSGKVQTNLGYRVQFNSAIGPYKGGLRFHKAVTPSMLKFLGFEQTFKNALTTLPMGGGKGGSDFDPVGKSDAEIMRFCQAFMLELRHNIGPDQDIPAGDVGVGGREIGYMNGMYQKLTRQYHTGVLTGKGLTWGGSFFRPEATGFGALYFTMHLLKKAGKDIKGKKISLSGFGNVAWGAATKATELGGKVVAISGPDGVCEIPDGITSEMIDYMLEMRNSNRNKVEDMATKFPGKAKFTAGKKAWSIPVDIALPCAFQNELSEDDAKELVANGCWCCCEVSNMGCQPGAIHYFQNNGILFAPGKAVNAGGVATSGLEMTQNAAHLNWAPAEVNEKLQWIMESIHEQCVKFGEKPDGTVDYVKGANIAGFMKVAQAMLEQGVI
- a CDS encoding pseudouridine synthase, whose product is MTEELENKENQSGQTENSREGYSTAGQGSYYERSYHSTGRPQRPRIQAQRAYGTDRENNNEEGGFRPEGFGSNLQGGGSAERKTGYRPRTSSYGNSYQNRQQQGGYRPRYNNGGEEGGYQSRGGYQNRQNNYNNRGGYRPHYNTNEGEEGGYQNRQQQGGYRPRYNNNGEEGGYQSRGGYQNNRQGGYQSRGGYNNNRQGGYQSRGGYNNRGYQNNRQGGYNNRQGGYGQQGGYRPHNANYDPNAKYSLKKRIEYKEENIDPNEPLRLNKYLANAGVCSRREADEFIQAGAVTVNGEVVTELGTKILRADEVKFKDQPVSLEKKVYVLLNKPKDYVTTSDDPQQRKTVMDLVKGICPERIYPVGRLDRNTTGVLLLTNDGDLASKLTHPKFLKKKVYHVFLDKPVTPQTLQQISDGIELEDGEIKADAIEYADERDQSQVGIEIHSGKNRIVRRIFESLGYRVVKLDRVQFAGLTKKNLRRGDWRYLTEQEVDMLRMGAFE
- a CDS encoding MutS-related protein; translated protein: MNENLNKLYKEQIAALAQSIGSLRAKSRAFVMAEVLSFAVSIGFVVLFTVLNDASWTLGVALCVLFLYFYIRNLDIKNDRKITDALALKLVYEKEVAYQTGDYTKFDAGERHLQPTHPFTFDLDVFGQGSLFQRINRTISSGGSDYLAESLSGKWESLPTTELLKHIEQRVEAIAEIAKNEPFLSQFKAQGAEKPIDTAAVKEAFGSIHALQIPSYFGNPTFRILLYANLVGFYLSIFLSIGNFVPAFLPLWWGIFNFFLATFCTHKYIKLVNEAISKLKDQVRGYVNMASLIEKQSFTAAHLCELKANLSGAMASFGQLERILQKIDNRSNEIGIVLFNCFGLLDITIIRHFLRWQRTYEPITDQWIGASSVFDALVSMATFRLNEDKAEEATVVGDNEVSYKARSIYHPFLGEKAVRNNFDIQNHEYYIITGANMAGKSTFLRTLGVNYILAMNGLPVFAEEMRVSVFRLFTNMRTTDDLTHGISYFNAELLRLKQLIASLDPNVPSLIILDEILKGTNSLDKLNGSRLFLEYISERNVTGVIATHDLELSKLEDENPQRFHNYSFEIELGTDVTYTYKIGRGVARNQNATFLLKQILV
- the purB gene encoding adenylosuccinate lyase; protein product: MVLDVLTAVSPVDGRYRGKTEKLANYFSEFALIKYRVRVEIEYFISLCELPLPQLASFDKQLFGKLRNIYDNFTEEDAARVKEIESITNHDVKAVEYFIKEQFDKIGGLDAYKEFIHFGLTSQDINNTSVPLSILEALKDVYYPQVEELIAQLQQYADEWKDVPMLAKTHGQPASPTRLGKEIEVFVYRLQEQLESLKACKLTAKFGGATGNFNAHHVAYPEYDWKAFGNKFVNEHLGLQREQWTTQISNYDHLGSIFDAMRRINTIIIDLDRDFWLYISMEYFKQKIKAGEVGSSAMPHKVNPIDFENSEGNLGIANAVLQFLAQKLPVSRLQRDLTDSTVLRNIGVPFGHGVISIQSTLKGLRKLILNQERLNADLENTWAVVAEAIQTILRREAYPHPYEALKALTRTNTQMTAESIHDFIQTLNVSEEVKAELMAITPLNYTGI